A region of Microtus ochrogaster isolate Prairie Vole_2 linkage group LG1, MicOch1.0, whole genome shotgun sequence DNA encodes the following proteins:
- the Paqr3 gene encoding LOW QUALITY PROTEIN: progestin and adipoQ receptor family member 3 (The sequence of the model RefSeq protein was modified relative to this genomic sequence to represent the inferred CDS: substituted 1 base at 1 genomic stop codon), translating into MHQKLLKSAHYIELGSYQYWPVLVPRGIRLYTYEQIPVSLKDNPYITDGYRAYLPSRLCIKSLFILSNETVNIWSHLLGFFLFFTLGIYDMTSVLPSASASREDFVICSICLFCFQVCMLCSVGYHLFSCHRSEKTCRRWMALDYAGISIGILGCYVSGVFYVFLSFXYWRQVYLITVLAMILAVFFAQIHPNYLTQQWQRLRPIIFCSVSGYGVIPTLHWVWLNGGIGAPIVQDFAPRVLVMYVIALLAFLFYISKVPERYFPGQLNYLGSSHQIWHILAVVMLYWWHQSTVYVMQYRHSKPCPDYVSHL; encoded by the exons ATGCATCAGAAGCTGCTGAAGAGCGCGCACTACATCGAGCTGGGCAGCTACCAGTACTGGCCGGTCCTGGTGCCCCGCGGCATTCGCCTCTACACCTACGAACAGATCCCGGTGTCCCTCAAAGATAACCCGTACATCACCGACGGCTACCGGGCCTACCTGCCTTCCAGGCTGTGTATCAAAAG TCTGTTTATTTTATCCAATGAGACGGTAAACATCTGGAGTCATCTGCtgggtttcttcctcttcttcacccTGGGAATATATGACATGACGTCTGTGCTGCCGTCGGCAAGTGCGTCCCGAGAAGATTTTGTAATTTGCTCCATTTGTCTTTTCTGCTTCCAG GTCTGTATGCTTTGCTCAGTGGGCTATCATCTCTTTTCCTGTCATCGGTCAGAGAAAACTTGTCGAAGATGGATGGCATTGGATTATGCAGGCATTTCTATTGGAATACTGGGCTGCTATGTCTCAGGAGTATTTTA tgtcttcctttctttctagtaCTGGCGTCAAGTATACTTGATCACCGTGCTTGCAATGATCCTGGCAGTGTTCTTCGCACAGATTCATCCCAATTACCTCACACAACAGTGGCAGAGGCTCCGCCCTATCATCTTTTGTTCAGTTTCGGGCTATGGAGTGATCCCAACTCTTCACTGGGTCTGGCTCAATGGAGGAATCGGTGCTCCTATTGTCCAG GACTTTGCACCCCGAGTACTTGTGATGTATGTGATTGCTCTTCTTGCTTTCCTCTTCTACATTTCCAAAGTTCCAGAGCGGTACTTCCCAG gacagctaaactACCTCGGATCAAGCCACCAGATCTGGCATATCCTTGCGGTAGTGATGTTATACTGGTGGCACCAGTCAACAGTGTACGTCATGCAGTACAGGCACAGCAAGCCTTGCCCTGACTATGTTTCGCACCTGTAA